GTGACCGCCTCTGCTGTGACGTCACAGCCTGGTGAGGAGGGGGCTGAAGTTCCTCAGGAAACTCCAGTGGACAAATTCATAAACAAGAGCTCCAGTTCCCTGGAACCTGAATCGGGAGGCCTGCAGCTCACTTTCTCCCTGTTTGCTGGCCAGCAGGGTTTGTGACCGCCTCTGCTGTGACGCCACAGCCTGGTGAGGAGGGGGCTGCAGTTCCTCAGGAAACTCCAGTGGACAAAGTCATAAACAAGAGTTCCAGTTCCCTGGAACCTGAGTCGGGAGGCCTACAACTCACTTTCTCCCTGTTTGCTGGCCCAGACAGGCCTGTGCTAGAGGGCTGGATAGTGTGGTAGTGTGGTGGATAGAGTGCTGCCTCTATCCACAACGCAGCCATATGCTGACTGAAAGATAACTTTGTGTCTGGAAGAGCCCTCTGATTTCTTACACTAATGGCCTTACACGAGATGGAGGATTTTACATTTGATGGAACAAAGCGCTTAAGTGTCAACTACGTGAAGGGAATTCTTCAACCCACAGACACCTGTGACATCTGGGATAAGATCTGGAACTTCCAAGCCAAGCCTGATGACCTGCTTATTTCTACCTATCCTAAAGCAGGTAGGTGGAAGGGCTtgcaggggaaggggaagaggagagtTAGGAAGGTAAGTGGGAAGTATGCATTGTCATGAAATAAAGAAGTTGATCTGGCAAACTCTACTGGACAGAGTGATATGGCTAAGGAAAGTTACTAGTGGAAACTGAAGCTATACCGAAACATACTAAAATGACATACAAATTTTTAGAATTCAATCTTCCTATGATGctataatgtactttttttttttttccactttcccAGGAGAGAGTGAAAACAGTTAAGAGCAAAAGGGTAGACTTGTTTATTTATTCGTTCCCAATCTAGGCCCTTATTGTAGATCTTGTAAAAAGCTGCTTTGAGTGTGTGAGCTAGAAAGGGGATCCCGAGTCTGATTTGGGAAACAAACAGGGGAGCTTTGGTTCTGCAATGCTGATATCACCTCAGCAGCCCTCCCATCTCAGGGTCTGAGAACCATCCTTCTGATTTCCACCTTCCTTTGTGGTAAGTTGTGAACCAACTGCCTTATCTCAACAATCAGTTTAACAAAGTTGTCTGTAAAAGTAGGACTAGCTTGAGCCGAGCCACCACGTCATAAAAATTGGGTGATGATGAGGTGGAAATAgttctctataaatatttttgcatatctACATATCTACTAGAAATACATTACTGGGTCCACACACAAATTGTATATACATTTGCTCTTTGCAAAATCAAGCTGTCAAAAACTCttgttatacacacacaaacacacacacatcaaaaaatCTAAACCTCAGTATTTTCTGAGACTGTTCAAAATCCTCTTTTGTTCTTATCTCTCAAGATCCTGACAGAAGATTCTGCAGGCACATGGAGGCCTTGGTCTCTTCTTTGTCCATCTGTTTCATGTTGGTCCTGATTTCCCAATCTTACTCATTAGGAGCCCATTCAGGATCAAATTTTTCTGAATGTAAATTTCTAAAAGTAGCCACTGGTGAGGATCACATCTCATCATCTTAATTTCACTGACAATTCCACTTGATTATCAATTCAATACATAAATAATCTTTTCTCTATCTGCCAAACGCAAGTACAAAGATATGGTTCATTTAGGTTTTTCATGGCATTAATGAGGTTTAAGCAATTCAAAAAGCACACTAAGAAAATTAAATGCTTGCCATCTAAAGTAATATTTAATCATAATTAAAACCATATACACTAATGAAGGCTATTTGAttagaaggaagaagaaacaagCATAGATGGCAAAAATAGTTCaccctaaatttttaaaagaataatactctgaatgacacaagaaaaaaatacatcataGAATCACTGACCTCTAGAGAATAAATTGAGAAGTCATTCCACTCACCCCGGAGCCTCTAGCAACATTTGAATCTGCCCTCATGTTGGCTCATGTCTATAAAttcattcaattcattcattATAGACATTCAGTGTTATGGCTATAAATTCCCATAAAACTAGTACAAATGGCTGGAATATTCTTTGCATGGATAGCTAAAGATATCTTGGCCCTTTGTCCTGTAATAAAAGTTGCTGCCAGAAAATACAGGAGACCAactactataaaatataaaatgtaatttaatttttttctaacctaTGCCCTTATTCTAGGCCTTTAAAAGCACTAAATTGAGAATATGGGAAAAGGAATCTATAGAGTTTCAGCCAGATAATACAGGAAAGATCAACCTAGATCAGGATTCAGAAAGCCAtcctggctaggcatggtggctcacacctgtaatcccatcactttgggaggccaagacagggggATCTTTTGAggccagaagattgagaccagcctgggcaacatagggagactcctatgtgcaaaaaaaaaaaaaaaaaattagccaggcatggtggcgtgcactcacagtcctagctatttgggaggttgaagcaagaggaccattgagcccaggagttggaggctgcactgagctaggatcccaccaccgtactccagcctgggcaacagagcaagatcctgtctctggaaaaaagaaaaaaaaaagccatcctaAAATAACTCAACATCCTCCTAACCTGGATTTTGCCAGAACATCTGGTGCAACAGATCTTCATCAAAGGGTGAAGATTATGTTGATAGCACAATATCACTGTATCAGTCAGGATCAGTGCAAAACACAGACAGACTGAAGGTGGGGGATACCATTCTACCTATGGCCACAGTGGCAGTGGTTGGGTCTAGGGCACTGGGCCATGGAACGTGGAATGGTCTCTGCAAAATTTCTATCTGCTGGGGCTACTATCAGCAGCCACCACCTCAGGAAGGATGACTTCTATCTCCCCACTGCCTTCCAAAACTCAGGCTAATGCATCTCACTGGAGGGATCTAAATAGCCTTCAGAATCTTAGTGGCAAAGGAGTTTAGGGAAGGCCTTTTACAGCCTTTCAGCCCATGAGATATGGGGGaaacagagaaaggtgaaaaactgaatactaAGTGCTAATGGTCAATATCAAGTTCAAGCCCTAATGTAATGGTTCACTCATTCAGCCAACAAATACTAAGTGTCTCCTATGCTATGCAACTgggaaaaagagagtttgaaaaccaTGTAGTCATTTCTCTATAGCAGATCACAATTTGGGGAGAATGTCCTTTCTAAGGACAATACAGCTAAATAAATAGAACAATAATAACAATCCAAATTAATAGTtgtgacagaaaaaaagaaatgtatatttatcAGTCTAATGTCCATTCAAAAttggagtattttttaaaaatcatattatgataataagatataaataaggAGTGCTATCTTCTGAATCCCATTTAAAACCTAGCTTTTAAATTCACATAGatggtccaggcatggtggctcacacctataatcccagcattttaggaggccgaggcgagcagatcacttgcgagcagatcacttgagctcaggagttccagatcagcctgggcaacatggtaaaatcccgtctctacaaaaagtacaaaaattagccaggggtgattGTGCATGCATGTAacccctgctactcaggaggcggaggtgagaggatcgcttgaacccaggaggcagtgagccaagattgcacgattgaactccagccttgatacagagcaagaccctgtctcaaaaaacaaaacaaaacaaaacaaaacaaaagacatagATGTTCTAACAAGTATTTGATCATATTTTAAGGAATGTACTATACTAGATGTCTATTCATCTTCATTTTACGTGCACGTAAGGAACAACATGGACTCAGGAGATAGTGGAATTAATACAAAATGAAGGTGATGTGGAGAAAAGTAAACGGGCACCGACTCATCAACGATTTCCTTTCCTCGAAATGAAAATCCCATCCTTAGGATCTGGTGAGTACAAATAGCCACACTTCACTACAGTCCTAAAATGCACTTAGGATTTTTACTGTCTTTGCACCTTTTGAAATTATAGGCTTTCAAACAATTATTGGTGAGTTTcatggttttgtctttttttaactgtGTCTGGCCATTGTTATACTCCAGACATTTTCTAATGGAATTGCTGTTTATACAAAAGtgagttaaattttgtttctctagttagaaattaattttacttCAAAAGAATAAGCTCAAGTAAGATAATCCTGGTGAAAGGGTTTGAATTTTTTAGGTTCTTATTTATTTGGATGACTGTTATGGTTAGGAATTGTTCTAGTCAAAACATCTATTCATAGGCTAGACGTATTCTCTCACACCAGATCTACAGTTACAATGCTCTTATAGATGCTTTGAACTGTAGTAGTAATAATGGAAGCAGCAAGACTTGGaagcaaatagagaaaaaaatcgtAGAAATTGATCGAAAACCAATTTTGCAGGTTTGGAACAAGCTCATGCAATGCCCTCACCACGGATCCTGAAAACACATCTTCCCTTTCACTTGCTGCCACCATCCTTGCTAGAGAAAAACTGTAAGGTAAAAAGCAAAAGGAATTCAGAGTTGTACTCCTTAAAACAACCTTAGTCTTCCATTTCCTCTTAAAACACTTCacttgttaaatatatatatatatatacctcttCACAATAATCAATATGCAAATTAATATGAATCCtagccaggcacgttggctcatgcctgtaatcacagcattttgggagactgagatgggtggatcagttgaggtcaggggttcaagaccagcctgatcaacacggcaaaaccccatctctaccaaaaacacaaaattcacaggacgtggtgacacacgcctgtaatccaagctactcaggaggctgaggcaggagactcgcttgaacacaggaggcagaggttgcagtgagccaagatcgcgccattgcactccatcctgggtgacagagaaagactccatctcaaaaaaaacaaaaaacaaaaagtctccCATAACCAGGATGACAAGAATGCagcctcagaaaaaaatgaactgtATGAAATGTATCTACCCTAACATGACTTGCCTGGGCAgtaacagcaaaaaaagaaaaaattcctgtttttttgcttcttcccttcccctcccctcatcATTCCCAGATAATCTATGTAGCAAGAAATCCCAAGGACAACATGGTGTCCTATTACCATTTCCAAAGAATGAATAAAGCACTTCCTGCTCCAGGAACATGGGAAGAGTATTTTGAGACTTTTCTGGCTGGGAAAGGTGAGAGAATTTAGCTttgtttcccttcctttctcaaaATCTCCAAACACCCTAGAAGGAAAGAATCTTTTCTTTTGACCAGCAGGGGCTCTGCCTTCTTTAATGGAACACTCTCACTTCTCTTCAGGAATTCTCCTTTCGGTGGTATAATAGGACCTCTGTGACTCATTGCCCTGTTTTCCATCCCATCCTCCAGTGTGCTGGGGCTCCTGGCATGAACATGTGAAAGGATGGTGGGAAGCCAAAGACAAACACCGTATTCTCTATCTCTTCTATGAGGACATGAAGAAGGTGAGCACAGTGCCATCTAAGGTGTACCCACTGGACCATAAAACATTTAAGTCATCATGTATTGACCCCATCAGGGACTCAGATTGATGCCGGGAACCGAAAATTGTTGCACTTCATTGGTTACAGCTGTCATTTGTCAAAGTGCGCATGGCTGATCATGAGTTTAAGTATCACACAGTCTCACCTGCAACTTCCTGGTGCTCCCAGGGATGCTGCACATTTCCCTTACAGGCAGGTTATTACACAATATGGATGATGTCATTTTCTCCCTTGCAtgtctattttaaaatgcagtttagcaggaaaaaaaatcctagcaCATTTTGGTttctttggtttttggttttttgtttgtttgtttgtttgtttttgagacagaggaggagtttcactctgtcgcccagactggagtgcaatgatgcgatctcaaatcactgcaagctccgcctcccgggttcaagagattctcctgcctcagcctccggagtagctgggattacagtcgcctgccaccacgcccagctaattatttgtatttttagtagaaaccgggtttcaccatgttggccaggctggttttgaactcctgatcccaagtgttcctccctcctcagcctgctaaaatgctaggattacaggcatgagctaccatgcccagagtttttgtttttttattagcACTGACGAACATAatactttatttaattaattaattatttatttattttttgagacagtctcactctgtcacccaggctggagtgcagtggcgcgatctctggctcactgcaagctccgcctcccgggttcacaccattcgcctgcctcagcctcccacgtagctgggactataggcacccgccagcacacccggctaattttttgtattttttactagagacggggtttcaccgtgttagccaggtctcaatctcctgacctcgtgatctgcccgcctcggcctcccaaagtgctgggattacaggcgtgagccaccacgcccagccaatagcTTTAAGAAACTTTAAGAAGTGGTGCAATGGAAAATACTAATGATTTAGATTCAAAATTATTGAAATCAAGTTCTGTCAATTCTTGGTAAAGACACTTAACATCTTGGGAAATTAGttttcttaaatgtaaaaatgaagataataatatttaCCCATTCAAGATTTatttgaggactaaatgagataatatcaGTGGATGTTTGTTGTAAATAATCATCTACTCAGCTATTTTCTGTGACCCCACTAAATACAGAGATCTATACAGAATTACAGTGTCTGTTCTTGAATTGGTCGTTGAAAGCCTTGATACTCAACAGGTGCTTCACAGACTAGTTGCATGAGCTACTGGAGCCCGCTGTAGGCCTGCTAAGTCTGGAGTTTTATAAAATTCCCAGGAGATTCAAGCACACATCACCATTTAGATGCACTTCTCTAAGGTTCAATCACTGCTGGGCCTTGTGATATGAGTGAGTTCTACAAAATATCAAAGGAGTGGAAAACACAGACTATTTtcatgtggtttttaaaataattgttatagCTCTAGGATTCTCAGAAGCATGACCAAAGAACCAGCAGAACAACCTATGAGGTTATCAGTATAAAATTCCCTCCTTCTTtgtgtttactttgtttttactTGGTACAAAAGTGTTGTGCCACCATACGAAGACTGCAGGCAGATGATGTTTCCCTATAGCATGTATCATAGCCATGTCAGAGAAAGGATATGTCGCTGGGAATGGGGCTCTTTTGTTTAGGTAGACCCTAGCGTATTATGCATGCCAGGAAGAAACTTTATCGAAATAGGTAATCTAACCTCAGAGTccctaaaacttttaaaaatattgctgtgATCTTGTTCTTGAATGTCCCCTCACTGTAGTTCCCACAAAGCTCACAATTCTCAGCACTCTCTGATTCCTAGCCTGTGTGAGGTCagttaaatgaaacatttttgaCATACAAGCTTTTAAAGCAGAAGCCCACTATAGACACAGTGGTCAGGGTAAGCGCTTCCACTTTCCTTCCCCACCCGCCCTCTGCTCCTAGAGATGGAGGAGTCCCACAGCCACAGTGATGTCACAAGGTTGTATGTCCCTTTGATGCGAAATCAGTAGCTACACTGGAACTCAGCTCCTCTCAGTTCCACTTGACTTGGTGGTCTGGTACCAGAGTCACTAGCCATGAGTGCCTCTTGaggcatgcaaaaaaaaaaaaaaaaattctctcctctcctcctgccaTCACTGCAGTCTGGGGACATTTCTGTCAATGTCAGAAACAGGATGTAGCTTCCTCTGTGTCAGGTCTTAAATCTTCTGCCCCTGTGCTTCTGAAATGCCTTGAGCAGGGCTTGTGGACATAACCCTGACACATTCCCTTAGTGAACCATTCACTAGGCACTGTATGTCATTGTCTGGTGAATGTTTCACTAACCCTACCCAGTTGATTACAtattaaggggaaaaaattatTAGGGATTCCAATtactaaaaaaagaacaatatggGTCATCACGTTAAAATGAGTCACTTGAGcatttgttaagatttgttttttattttagctcgTAATATGTTACTGGTTACTGTCATTAATCCATCACAATATTCTTTTTAAACTAATTCTATTAAATCATTACTTTTCTTTTGACTCTGATCATAGAACCCAAAGCATGAAATTCAGAAGCTGGCAGAATTTATTGGGAAGAAATTAGATGACAAAGTTCTAGATAAAATTGTCCATTACACTTCATTTGATGTCATGAAACAGAATCCAATGGCAAACTATTCATCGATTCCTGCTGAAATCATGGACCACTCCATTTCTCCATTCATGAGAaaaggtttttatagtttattttcattataatcttAAAAGAACtgtcaaatattttaaagcatttgagGAGTTTTCTTTCCTGTGTCTAGGAAAAATAATATCTGTAATAAATGATTTGGGGAAAAGAAGTATTTAAGAAGCCACTGATAAAATGAAAATCACGTTTAATTAGCCAATTATTATTAAGATTAAGAGAGTAAGATTTGATGTCCAAATCCAACCACTTATCCCCACTTTCCCTTAAGAGTTCTGGCtaataacatgaaaatatatagaattaaGTCAGATAGGGCAAAGAATCCATTTTATAGACAGTTCTATGCTATCAGATTCAGTTATTCAAAGGTACTTACTGAGGggcttctatgtgccaggcactgttctagccACTGTttgcagcagtgaacaaaacacaaaaattcatgCCTGCGTGGAAATTATATTCTAGTGATaagcaaaataaagaatacaTAGATAGATAACATTAAGAAAAACGAAACTGGGAAAGGTAACAGGGATTACAATTAGAGAATTTGTGGGGGGaggtcttattttttcttcttcaaatggTACCTTGGGCCTCCCAGAAATAGGCCCTTCTTGGTCAGTTTACAGCATGGGAGCTACAGTCATGAGCACCCACCATGCTTCAATGTGCAACAGGGCACAGGGAAAGACAAGAAAGCCCTTCAGGCCTGCTATTGTAACATGGCGGTCTCGCCCACCCACTAATGCAACCAGGTGGCAAGAGGCTCTCCTTGTCTCACAGATCAGACAAGAAAGTTGTCTTCTCTTCAGGATAAGGAAGTGACAGGATAGCAAGAGAAACGTTTTGTCCAATACTGCCCTTCCTAGAACATGGCATAGAAATCATCATACAGAAACAGGAGAATAGGGAAGCACAGACTCTTCCAACAGCTACTGACCCTCTCCCACATAACTGTATTTCAGGGGCAGTGGGAGACTGGAAGAAACACTTCACTGTGGCTCAGAATGAGAGATTTGATGAAGATTACAAGAAGAAAATGACTGATACCAGACTAACTTTCCACTTCCAGTTCTagtaaggaagaaaaacaactgaaaatgTTTTAGTTTATTACCTAGTATATTTGGGTAATAATGAaagtttaattctcataacaaatGATATCAGATTCCAGTTATCAGAATAGTTTATTGTGTTTGCTCTTATtcactctactaaaaaattattttaaaaggctggAGGCAAAGTGGTGACAGGCAGCACGGTGGCGACATGGAGAGAGGGAAGCTCAATAAATCACTAGGTACAATCCTGGTATCATTGCCAATTATCatcatatttacattttctacaaTCATGTGCTTTTTAACATATTGGAAATGCTTCAGTCCTCACATGATAATACACTAACATTTTCAGATTAAATTTTGgttcaagttaattttttttttttttttttttgagacggagtctcgctctgtcgcccaggctggagtgcagtggcacgatctcggctcactgcaagctctgcttcctgggttcacgccattcccctgcctcagcctcccgagtagctgggactatgggcgcccaccaccactcccagctaattttttttttttgtattcttagtagagacgaggtttcaccgtgttagccaggatgttctcgatctcctgaccccatgatccacccgcctcggcctcccaaagtgctgagattacaggcgtgagccactgtgcccagccggttcaagttaatttttaaatgcatcaCTAACGTGTAAATAGTGACTGTTTGTTCCAGCAATTTTTTGGTGGTGAAGTAACCATCAAGTGATTCAGGTTCCTCTTGGAACCCTCCAAGAAAAACTTCAGGGTCTTAGTGTAATACATCTGTCCCCATCTCTCACTGGCGTATATATTTAACTGGACTCACTCTCCCACCCTCAGCTAATGCTACAATCCTGGATCACCTCTTGACTCATCTTTCCCATTGCCACCACAATCCATTCTAATCTGTCAGCAAAATCTGTCAGTTTTAATCTACGAAATCTCTTACAATATTTCCGTCTAACCATTCCttgttttccttctatttctataGCCACCCTTCTGGTTCAGAAACCTTTTACTTCTTGCCTCAACTAGTGTAATAGCTTCCTAACCCATTTCTCTCTATTTCAGACAGATGGCAaggttattttccttaaaaagatTCTTATTATGTTGTTCCTTAGCTCAAAATCCTTCAATGACTGAACTTTCACTGCCTGAAAGATAAATCCCAAGATTTTAGCCATGCATTCAAGAGCAGCTATAACCATAATGACTCCAGCCTTCACTTCCAGCTTCACCTTCCAAACCACCTCCATATTCCAGCAAATTAGCCTACTTACTGGGTCCTAGTCACATCTTACCACTTCCTACCCTCCCAGTTTTATTTATACCAAGCCTCCTCCTgaaatttctcttcctttctttctacctACCCAAGACATACCACGTGCTTCAATAACCAG
This genomic window from Pan troglodytes isolate AG18354 chromosome 12, NHGRI_mPanTro3-v2.0_pri, whole genome shotgun sequence contains:
- the SULT1C4 gene encoding sulfotransferase 1C4 isoform X1 — its product is MALHEMEDFTFDGTKRLSVNYVKGILQPTDTCDIWDKIWNFQAKPDDLLISTYPKAGTTWTQEIVELIQNEGDVEKSKRAPTHQRFPFLEMKIPSLGSGLEQAHAMPSPRILKTHLPFHLLPPSLLEKNCKIIYVARNPKDNMVSYYHFQRMNKALPAPGTWEEYFETFLAGKVCWGSWHEHVKGWWEAKDKHRILYLFYEDMKKNPKHEIQKLAEFIGKKLDDKVLDKIVHYTSFDVMKQNPMANYSSIPAEIMDHSISPFMRKGAVGDWKKHFTVAQNERFDEDYKKKMTDTRLTFHFQF
- the SULT1C4 gene encoding sulfotransferase 1C4 isoform X2, with the protein product MALHEMEDFTFDGTKRLSVNYVKGILQPTDTCDIWDKIWNFQAKPDDLLISTYPKAGTTWTQEIVELIQNEGDVEKSKRAPTHQRFPFLEMKIPSLGSVCWGSWHEHVKGWWEAKDKHRILYLFYEDMKKNPKHEIQKLAEFIGKKLDDKVLDKIVHYTSFDVMKQNPMANYSSIPAEIMDHSISPFMRKGAVGDWKKHFTVAQNERFDEDYKKKMTDTRLTFHFQF